From Phenylobacterium immobile (ATCC 35973), a single genomic window includes:
- the queA gene encoding tRNA preQ1(34) S-adenosylmethionine ribosyltransferase-isomerase QueA has product MQLVDFDFKLPDSAIALRPASPRDSARLLEVKAGEPLADRHVRDLPDRLRAGDILVLNDTRVIPARLKGARLRGDNQTQVEATLHRRLGQDAWSAFMRPGKRLTPGDRIVFAPLYPEAVLPGPLEANIRAKGEGGEIDLVFDLSGAALDTAIAAHGAMPLPPYIAAKRGEDERDRADYQTVYAAEDGSVAAPTAGLHFTPELFARLAERGVEMAFVTLHVGAGTFLPVKTEDLSEHRMHAEWGEIDAATAQRLTAARAAGRRVIAVGTTSLRLLESAADEAGVIHPFCDETAIFITPGYRFRAVDGLMTNFHLPKSTLFMLVSAFAGYGAMREAYAHAIAAGYRFYSYGDASLLWSAA; this is encoded by the coding sequence CGACTCCGCGCGGCTGCTCGAGGTGAAGGCGGGCGAACCCTTGGCGGATCGCCACGTCCGCGACCTGCCGGATCGCCTGCGCGCCGGCGACATCCTGGTGCTCAACGACACCCGCGTGATCCCGGCCCGCCTGAAGGGCGCGCGGCTGCGCGGCGACAACCAGACGCAGGTCGAAGCGACCCTGCACCGGCGCCTGGGCCAGGACGCCTGGAGCGCCTTCATGCGTCCGGGCAAACGGCTGACGCCCGGCGATCGGATCGTCTTTGCGCCGCTCTATCCTGAGGCGGTCCTCCCAGGTCCGCTGGAGGCTAACATCCGCGCCAAAGGAGAGGGCGGCGAGATCGACCTCGTCTTCGACCTGTCCGGCGCGGCCCTCGACACCGCCATCGCCGCCCATGGCGCGATGCCCCTTCCGCCCTATATCGCCGCCAAGCGTGGCGAGGACGAACGCGACCGCGCCGACTACCAGACTGTCTACGCCGCGGAGGACGGCTCGGTGGCCGCGCCGACCGCGGGCCTGCACTTCACGCCGGAGCTCTTCGCCCGCCTGGCGGAACGCGGCGTCGAGATGGCCTTCGTCACGCTGCATGTGGGCGCCGGCACCTTCCTGCCGGTGAAGACCGAGGATCTGTCCGAACATCGCATGCACGCCGAGTGGGGCGAGATCGACGCCGCCACCGCCCAGCGTCTCACCGCCGCCCGCGCCGCCGGTCGGCGCGTGATCGCCGTCGGGACAACGTCGCTGCGCCTGCTGGAGTCGGCGGCTGACGAGGCGGGCGTGATCCACCCGTTCTGCGATGAGACAGCGATCTTCATCACGCCCGGCTATCGCTTCCGCGCGGTTGATGGGCTCATGACAAACTTCCACCTGCCGAAGTCGACCCTGTTCATGCTGGTGAGCGCCTTCGCAGGCTACGGCGCCATGCGCGAAGCCTACGCCCACGCTATCGCGGCAGGTTACCGCTTCTACTCCTATGGCGACGCGAGCCTACTTTGGAGCGCCGCCTGA